The nucleotide sequence ACGCCACCCGGCTCGGCGACGTGATCGGTCGCCTGGTCGAACGGGTGGCGAGTGGTGAGGACGTGGTCGGCGGCTGGTACCTCACCGGACAGAGATTCCTGTCCGTGTGCCTGATCGCCTGCAGTCCGCACCGTCTGCGCCCGGAGATTTCCTGCCCTGCCGGTGCCACGACCTGAGCCCAGGGCATCGTCCGAGTTGTCCGGTTGGGTGCTGTCCTTCGCCCAATGCGGCTTATATGCTCACGGTTTGGCTGTCCGCCCGTTTCAGGAGGTGCCGTGCGAGAGCAGAAGATGTACTGCTACACGTGTGGAACTGACGAGCCGCACCGTCGTCTCACTGCCGAGGAGAAAGCCTGGCTGAAGAACCGGACCGGCCGAAAGACGGTCGAGGAGTTCTTCATGTGCAAGGCGCCGGACTGTCGCAATTTGCGGACCGGATTCCAAAAGCGCCCCTTCGACCCCGTCATCCGCCTGCCCTTGCCCGACTGACCCTTCATGAGGCGGCCGGCGCCGCCGGTCGGCCGTTCCGGCCGTGGTTGACCTTGTCGTAGCGGCAGGGTTTCTACTGGCGTCATGCGTATCGGAGAGGGCGGCGAGGCCGTCATGGGCCTGCGGGCCGCGCGGGTGGCGGTGGGGGCGGTGCTGCCCGCCGAGGCGGCCGTCGCGGTGTGTGTGGTGGCAGGCGTACGGATACCCGGAGCGATTCTCGTAGGGGCCGAGGCGCTGGTGGTGACCGTGCTCGCGCTGGAGGCCGTCGTTCTGTGGCGGCTGTATGCGCTCCGGCGGCGGGCCGGGGCCGGGCGGCGGGACGCCGTGCGAGGCGCGCTGCGCACTCTGGTCCCGGTGGTCGCGCGCAGGCTCATCGCGCATGAGATCCGGGCCCTGTACAGCCTCGGGCTGTGGGTGCTGCGCCGCCGCCACCAGGTCCCCGAGGGCGCGCTGGCCGTCGCGTACACCGGGCCCCAGACGGCCATGATGTACGGGCTGCTCTTCGTCTCCGTCGTCGAAACGGTCGGGCTGGCGCTGGTGATCCCCTGGCCGGTCGTGCACGCGATCCTGCTCGTCGTCGATGTGTACGGGGTGGTGCTGATCCTCGCCCTGCACGCGTCGTGCGTGGTCCGGCCGCATGTCGTGGGGCCGGACGGCTCGCTGCGCGTACGGTACGGCGCGCTGTTCGACCTGCGGGTTCCGGCCGCCACCATCGCCGCCGCCCGGGTCGAGCGGCGCTACCCCGACGGGCGGCTGGTGCGGGTGAACGCGGACGGGGTGCTCGACCTCGCGGTGGGCAGCCAGACCACGGTGACGGTGGAGCTGACGGAACCGGTGGAGTTCGTGCGACCGCTCGGCGGGCAGGGCTTCGCCCGTACGCTGCGGTTTCACGCGGACGACCCGCGTGAAACGGTCGCCGCCCTCACTCGGGTTGGAGCCTCCGCCCAGGGCCACGACGGCGGTCGTTGAACGCGGGACGAACATTGCATGAGAGGTGGGCCACATCGGCCCCGTAAGCGTTCTTGGCGCGTACATTCGCCCCCCTGAAGCCATGGCATGCACGGGGGGACATCGTGAAGTGGCTGGAACAGTTGACGGCGCCCGAGAATCTGCTGGCGCTGCTCGGCGTGATCGTCACGCTCGGGGGGCTCTCGTACGAGCGGCTGATTCCCGGGCGGAAGCGTATCGGCTATCGCGTGCAGATGGACACGTTGATAGACGACAGCACTCAGGACGGGCCGGTTCATCAGCGGCTGCGGATGCTGGAGAACACCCCGGATCTGGCCGGGGCCTCACTCGTCCTGCTGCGAATCGAGAACGACGGATTCCGCAGCCTTGACGCCGACGACTACATCACCGCACCGGCGACGAACCACCGCGGGCTCACCGCGACCTTTCCCAATCGGATCGTGCGGGACGTGGCGGTCACCGAGCCCAGCCATCCGGATCTGCTGCGCCACCTTCCGCAGCACGGGACCCCTGAGAACCCCGGGCTGGTCTGTGCGGGCAATGAGATCTCCCTGCCGCGAGTGCCGCTGAACAAGGGGGATCACTTCAAGCTGCTGGTGCTGCTGACGGGCGCGGGAACCGACAAGCCGCCGCATGTGGGCGGGCGGATCAAGGAAGGCAGGATCCGCAACAACGAGAAGTTCCGGCGGCCCAGCAACCGGGTGCTCGGGCTGATCGGCAGTCTGCTGGCGCTGCTGATCCTCCAGCCGTTCGGCACGCAGTTGTTGCGGGACGATCCACTGCCGCGCGGATGTGCCGAGGGGAATCTGACGATCGTCGGCTCGACCGCGTTCAAGCCGGTCACCCAGGATGTGGGCGCGGCGTATCAGGGGGACTGCCGTGGTGCCGAGGTCACCGTGGAGGCGCAGGGCAGCGGGCGCGGCACGAAGACGCTGATCGATGCCGGGGAGGCGGCGAAGGGCGGCTTCCCGGCGTATCTGGCCTTCTCCGATGGCCCGGACGGAGACGGGAACCCCCAGCTCAAGGAGCATCTGGTGGCGCTGTCCGTCTTCAGCGTGGTGGTGAACAAGGACATCCGGGTATCGGATCTCTCCCTCGAGGATCTCCGCGGGCTCTACTCCGGCCGGATCACCAACTGGAATCAACTGCCCGACGGCCCCGATCTGCCGGTGCGGCTGGTGAGCCGGGACGCGAAATCCGGAACGCGTGGGGTGTTCGAGAACCGGGTGCTGGGCGGCAACGAGATCTCCCGGACGTCCGACAACTGCCGGACCCCGAAATTCACCAGGGACCATGTCATCCGCTGTGAACTCGACAGCACGGGTGAGGTGTTGAAGACGGTGGCGAGCACACCCGGCGCGATCGGATACGCCGAGCTGCATTCCGCCGAGGAGAGCGCCCGCAAGGGGGCACTCCATCTGGTGGCCCTGGAGGGACGCGAGCCCTCCATCGACGCGGTGCGGGAGCGGACGTACTCCTTCTGGGAGCCGGAGTACGCCTACACCTACACCGCGCCGCCCCCGAACTCCCTGACCTCGAAGTTCCTGGACTATCTGGCGGGCGACACCGGGCGGAACCTCGTCGAGAAGCACGGCCATCTGCCCTGCTCGGCGGCGGAGAACCAGCGGGCCTGTCAGCTGGCGGTCGGCGGGCGGTAGCAGGCAGCACCGGCGGGTCGGGCGGCACCGGTCGGCCGGGCGGGCACGGAGCCGCCCGCCCGGCCGACCGGAGAGGCTTACTTCACGTTGACGCCGCCCCAGGCGTTGTCGACCGCCTTGTACTCGGCGCTGCTCGCGCCGTACAGGGCCTTCGCGGCCTTGAGGGTCGCGGTACGGGCCTTGGCGTAGTTGGTGGTCGAGGTCATGTACGAGGACAGGGCCTTGTACCAGATCTTCTCGGCCTTGGCCCGGCCGATGCCCTTGACGGTGCGGCCGTCCTTGGTCGGGCTGTTGTAGGTCACCCCGCCGATGACCTTACGGCCGCTGCCCTCGGCCAGCAGGTAGAAGAAGTGGTTGGCGATACCGGAGGTGAAGTGCGGATCGTCGTTGCCCACACCGCTCTTCCAGTAGTCGTAGGACAGACCGTCCTTGCTGGGCTTGTCCATGTAGCGCAGCGGCGTGCCGTCGCCGTTGATGTCGATCTTCTCGCCGATGAGGTAGTCACCGGGGTCCTTGGCGTTCTTGGCGTAGAACTCCACGGCGGTGCCGAAGATGTCGGAGGTGGCCTCGTTGAGCCCGCCGGACTCGCCGCTGTACTCCAGGTTGGCGGTGGCCGAGGTGAGCCCGTGGCTCATCTCGTGGCCCGCGACGTCGAGCGCGGTGAGGGGCTTCTTGTTGCCCGCGCCGTCGCCGTAGGTCATGCAGAAGCAGTCGTCGTCCCAGAAGGCGTTCTCGTACGCGTCGCCGTAGTGGACGCGGGAGTACGCGGCCTTGCCGTTGCCCTTGATGCCGTTACGGCCGAGGACCTTCTTGTAGTAGTCCCAGGTCATGGCGGCGCCGTAGTGGACGTCCACGGCGGCGGTCTGCGCGATGGTGGGCTTGCCGTTGCCCCAGACGTTGTCGGCGTCGTAGAACGCCGACCCCTTCTTGGTGTCTTCCCACGCGTGCTTGAGGTTGTACGTCATATGGCCGCCGCGCGCGGTGTCCTTCAGCAGCCACTGGCTGCCGCTCCGGACGCTGCCGACGGTGACCTTGCCGTTGTGCTGACCGGTGCCGGTGCCGTTCTCGACGGCCTGGAACTCGTACAGCTTCTTGCCGGTGTCGGCGTCGGTGATGACGTGCAGCTTGCTGGGCGTACCGTCCTTCTGGACCCCGCTGACGACCGTCTCGTAGGCGAGTGTGGGCTTGCCGGTGGCGGCCCAGATCACCTTGCGCGGGGCGGCCTTGGCGCCGGTCTCCTTGTCGCCCGCGGCCTGCGCGGCGCTCAGGGCGGACCGCTCGGCGCCGGAGGGGGCGAGCGCGGCGCTGGTGTCGGCGACCTTGATGTCGGCGTCGGTCGCCTTGTCGACACCCTGGGAGGCGCCGCTCGCGGACTCATGGGCGATCAGATCGCCGCCGAGGACGGGAAGTCCGGCGTAGGTGCGCTCGTAGCGGGTGTGGGTGGTGCCGTCGGCGTCCTTGATGACGTCCTTGACGACCAGCTTCTCCTTGGCCCCGAGCCCCAGCGACTTCGCGGTGGAGACCGCGGTCGACCCCGCCTCGCGCAGCAGCTCGGCGCGGACGGAGGGGGAGAGCGAGACGGTGGAGGCGTCGGCCCGGGAGGCCGAAGAGGCCGAGGGGGCGGCCGCGTTCGCGGAGCCGGCGGTGGCGCCGGCGGCGAGCAGGGAGGCGGCCAGGGTCGCCGCTCCGGCGGCGAGGGCGGTACGCGAACGTCTGAGACGTGATATGCCGGATATCGCTGACGTCGAACGTGAATCCACGCGTATCTCCAGTTGTGATGGGGAGTTGGGCGAAGGTTCAGCCCAACGCGACAAAGATGCCGCTTTGCCGTGGATAAAACATACCGGTGCCCGGGGCCTCGGGCCCCGGGCACCGGCAGAGTGTCGTGCGGTAACTTAGCTGGCTTTACTTGACGTTGACCCCGGCCCAGGCGGCGTCCACGCCCTTGTACTCGGCGCTGTCGGCGCCGAAGAGGTCCGTGGCGGCCTTCAGCGTGGCCTCACGGGCGGCGTGGTAGTCGGTGTTGGAGGTCATGTACGTGGTCAGGGCCTTGTACCAGACCTTCTCGGCCTTGTCCCGCCCGATGCCCTCGACCTTGGAGCCGTCGGAGGTGGGGCTGTCGTACTTCACACCGTTGATCTCCTTCGCGCCGCTGCCCTCGGACAGCAGGTAGAAGAAGTGGTTGGCGACACCGGAGGAGTAGTGCACATCCGTGTCGCCCACGCCGTCGGACCACGCGTCCGCGGACTGCCCGTCCTTGCTGGGCTTGTCCATGTAGCGCAGCGGGGTGCCGTCGCCGTTGATGTCGATGGCCTCGCCGATGAGGTAGTCACCGACGTCGGTGGTGTTCTTGACGTTGAACTCCACCGAGGTGCCGAAGATGTCGGAGGTGGCCTCGTTGAGGCCGCCCGACTCGCCGCTGTACTCCAGGCCCGCGGTCTTGGAGGTGACGCCGTGGCTCATCTCGTGACCCGCCACGTCGAGCGCGGTCAGCGGGGCCTTGTTGCCCTGGCCGTCGCCGTAGGTCATGCAGAAGCAGCTGTCGTCCCAGAAGGCGTTGACGTAGCTGTCGCCGTAGTGCACGCGGGAGTAGGCGCCCTTGCCGTCGCCGGCGATGCCGTCGCGGCCGTGCACGTTCTTGTAGTAGTCCCAGGTGGCGGCGGCGCCGTAGTGGGCGTCGACGGCGGCGGTCTGGGGGTCGTCCGGCTTGCCGGTGCCCCAGTTGTCGTCGTCGTCGGTGAACGCCTTGCCCTCGCCCTCCTCGCCGTTCTCCAGGTTGGTGGTCTTGTGGCCGCCGCGGTCGGCGTCGGTCAGGGTGAAACCGCTGCCTTCCTTACTG is from Streptomyces hygroscopicus and encodes:
- a CDS encoding peptidase translates to MRKTFSMPISGAGKRRSVIAAGTVVAAAALLASGMTTGTAGAAPAKSGGQPTALTASARAELLREANATKADTASSLGLGAKEKLVVKDVIKDADGTTHTRYDRTYDGLPVLGGDLIVHQAKGGDVKSVTKATKATVKVASTTAGIAPTTAAKAAVKLAKADDTTKAAADQAPRKVIWAATGKPVLAYETVVGGVQKDGTPNQLHVITDAATGKKLYEYQGIETGKGESEYSGSVELGTSKEGSGFTLTDADRGGHKTTNLENGEEGEGKAFTDDDDNWGTGKPDDPQTAAVDAHYGAAATWDYYKNVHGRDGIAGDGKGAYSRVHYGDSYVNAFWDDSCFCMTYGDGQGNKAPLTALDVAGHEMSHGVTSKTAGLEYSGESGGLNEATSDIFGTSVEFNVKNTTDVGDYLIGEAIDINGDGTPLRYMDKPSKDGQSADAWSDGVGDTDVHYSSGVANHFFYLLSEGSGAKEINGVKYDSPTSDGSKVEGIGRDKAEKVWYKALTTYMTSNTDYHAAREATLKAATDLFGADSAEYKGVDAAWAGVNVK
- a CDS encoding phosphate ABC transporter substrate-binding protein: MKWLEQLTAPENLLALLGVIVTLGGLSYERLIPGRKRIGYRVQMDTLIDDSTQDGPVHQRLRMLENTPDLAGASLVLLRIENDGFRSLDADDYITAPATNHRGLTATFPNRIVRDVAVTEPSHPDLLRHLPQHGTPENPGLVCAGNEISLPRVPLNKGDHFKLLVLLTGAGTDKPPHVGGRIKEGRIRNNEKFRRPSNRVLGLIGSLLALLILQPFGTQLLRDDPLPRGCAEGNLTIVGSTAFKPVTQDVGAAYQGDCRGAEVTVEAQGSGRGTKTLIDAGEAAKGGFPAYLAFSDGPDGDGNPQLKEHLVALSVFSVVVNKDIRVSDLSLEDLRGLYSGRITNWNQLPDGPDLPVRLVSRDAKSGTRGVFENRVLGGNEISRTSDNCRTPKFTRDHVIRCELDSTGEVLKTVASTPGAIGYAELHSAEESARKGALHLVALEGREPSIDAVRERTYSFWEPEYAYTYTAPPPNSLTSKFLDYLAGDTGRNLVEKHGHLPCSAAENQRACQLAVGGR
- a CDS encoding peptidase, with protein sequence MDSRSTSAISGISRLRRSRTALAAGAATLAASLLAAGATAGSANAAAPSASSASRADASTVSLSPSVRAELLREAGSTAVSTAKSLGLGAKEKLVVKDVIKDADGTTHTRYERTYAGLPVLGGDLIAHESASGASQGVDKATDADIKVADTSAALAPSGAERSALSAAQAAGDKETGAKAAPRKVIWAATGKPTLAYETVVSGVQKDGTPSKLHVITDADTGKKLYEFQAVENGTGTGQHNGKVTVGSVRSGSQWLLKDTARGGHMTYNLKHAWEDTKKGSAFYDADNVWGNGKPTIAQTAAVDVHYGAAMTWDYYKKVLGRNGIKGNGKAAYSRVHYGDAYENAFWDDDCFCMTYGDGAGNKKPLTALDVAGHEMSHGLTSATANLEYSGESGGLNEATSDIFGTAVEFYAKNAKDPGDYLIGEKIDINGDGTPLRYMDKPSKDGLSYDYWKSGVGNDDPHFTSGIANHFFYLLAEGSGRKVIGGVTYNSPTKDGRTVKGIGRAKAEKIWYKALSSYMTSTTNYAKARTATLKAAKALYGASSAEYKAVDNAWGGVNVK